Proteins co-encoded in one Clostridiales bacterium genomic window:
- a CDS encoding transcriptional repressor — translation MANKRQTMQKQIIFEAVKNLKNHPTAEEIYNYIHTKYSQISLSTVYRNLYALIQEGKIKKLSSFTPERFDFFIQDHIHFRCNKCETINDLNIDLSQSVINELKKNGFDLKINDISILLEGVCQDCKK, via the coding sequence ATGGCTAACAAAAGACAAACAATGCAAAAGCAAATTATTTTTGAGGCGGTTAAAAATTTAAAAAACCATCCGACGGCTGAAGAAATATACAACTATATACACACAAAATATTCCCAAATTAGTTTAAGCACGGTTTATAGAAATTTATACGCTTTGATTCAAGAAGGAAAGATAAAAAAACTCAGCTCTTTTACGCCCGAAAGATTTGATTTTTTTATTCAAGACCATATTCATTTTAGATGCAATAAATGTGAAACCATTAATGACTTAAATATTGATTTGTCACAATCCGTTATCAATGAACTAAAAAAGAATGGTTTTGATTTAAAAATAAACGATATCAGCATATTGCTTGAGGGCGTTTGCCAAGATTGCAAAAAATAA
- a CDS encoding CTP synthase, giving the protein MAKYIFVTGGVVSGLGKGITAASLGRLLKQRGLKVSNQKFDPYINIDPGTMSPYQHGEVFVTEDGAETDLDIGHYERFVDENLSVYSNVTTGKIYSKVIKMERNGEFFGNTVQVVPHITNEIKQCIYRVAQKNPEIDVVITEIGGTVGDIESTPFLEAIRQVPFDVGRENVLYIHVTLVPYLKMSGEIKTKPTQHSVKELQNIGITPDILVCRTELDLGEDNKNKIAMFCNVTNDAVIQNKDSEILYEVPLELEREGLANVVCQKLKLKCLEPDLKEWTTIVENIKKIRLSDKKITIGLVGKYVELHDAYLSVVEALTHGGIAHQANVNIKWISSEDINDDNAHSHLKELDGILVPGGFGDRGIDGKIAAAKYARENNIPYFGISLGMQVAAIEFARNVLGYKDAHSAEFDPNTEHPIIHTLPQNSRLQEKNGYMRLGAYQCKIKEGSLARAIYNQEIIAERHRNRYEFNNAYRQDCEKHGLIISGVSLDDSFVEIIEIKDHRWFVGVQFHPEFKSRPNRPHPLFASFIKACAGL; this is encoded by the coding sequence ATGGCTAAATATATTTTTGTTACGGGCGGCGTAGTGTCCGGATTAGGCAAAGGAATAACGGCGGCTTCGCTTGGCAGGTTGCTAAAGCAGCGCGGATTAAAGGTTAGCAATCAAAAGTTTGACCCTTATATCAATATTGACCCCGGAACAATGAGTCCGTATCAGCACGGCGAAGTTTTTGTAACCGAAGACGGCGCGGAAACTGATTTGGACATCGGGCATTATGAAAGGTTTGTAGATGAAAATTTATCTGTTTATAGCAATGTAACCACGGGCAAAATATACAGCAAAGTCATAAAAATGGAAAGAAACGGTGAATTTTTTGGAAACACCGTGCAAGTTGTCCCCCACATCACCAATGAAATAAAACAATGTATTTATAGGGTGGCGCAAAAAAACCCGGAAATAGACGTAGTTATTACCGAAATCGGAGGCACGGTAGGCGATATTGAGAGCACGCCTTTTTTGGAAGCTATAAGGCAAGTTCCTTTTGATGTTGGACGCGAAAATGTTTTGTATATTCATGTAACGCTTGTTCCTTACCTAAAAATGAGCGGCGAAATTAAAACAAAACCCACCCAACACAGCGTAAAAGAACTTCAAAACATAGGAATTACGCCCGATATCTTGGTTTGCCGCACGGAATTGGATTTGGGCGAAGACAACAAAAACAAAATAGCGATGTTTTGTAACGTGACTAATGACGCCGTTATACAAAACAAAGACTCGGAAATTTTATATGAAGTTCCGCTTGAATTGGAAAGGGAAGGGCTTGCCAATGTAGTTTGCCAAAAACTTAAACTTAAATGTCTTGAACCTGATTTGAAAGAATGGACAACCATAGTTGAAAATATCAAAAAAATCCGCTTGTCAGACAAAAAAATAACTATCGGTTTGGTAGGAAAATATGTGGAACTTCACGACGCGTATTTGAGCGTAGTGGAGGCGTTAACTCACGGCGGCATAGCGCATCAAGCTAATGTTAATATAAAATGGATATCTTCCGAAGACATAAACGATGACAACGCGCATTCTCATCTAAAAGAGCTTGACGGGATTTTGGTTCCGGGAGGGTTCGGAGACCGCGGCATAGACGGCAAGATTGCCGCAGCCAAATATGCCCGCGAAAATAATATCCCGTATTTTGGAATCTCTTTGGGGATGCAGGTAGCGGCCATTGAATTTGCGCGCAATGTTTTGGGATATAAAGACGCGCATAGCGCCGAATTTGACCCGAATACAGAGCATCCCATAATACATACATTGCCCCAAAATTCGCGACTTCAAGAAAAAAACGGCTATATGAGATTAGGCGCGTATCAATGCAAAATCAAAGAAGGCAGCTTGGCTAGGGCAATTTATAACCAAGAGATAATAGCCGAGCGGCATCGCAATAGATATGAATTTAACAACGCTTATCGCCAAGACTGTGAAAAGCATGGCTTAATTAT